The nucleotide window GATgggaaaacaaattatattattaatcaAAATCGTCCAATCTTTAGGAGTTAtaaagtttaatataaaaatgtggtaatttttaaaagttttatttactatatatgttagcaacatgttgacaATTTTGTAGTTGCAacatacattattttattttcataagaaTTCTATTAATATATATTCTTGACGccaatatattatttaattgttgtttGGAAACATGTGTCAGCAACATGTTGACAAGAAAAGTAATTATATTATTGAACaaaatacttttattgttttaagttttatttactggttagcaacatgttgatattgaaaattttgtatcagCAACATTTAGTATGTTAGTTTCATTGCTTAGTAAATAGTTGTcaattatatgaaatttatattcaaatcatgttgttattaaaactcttgcaaattaaaataatattttagcaacatgtttatgattttgaatttacaTTAAGGTTATTcatttgtgtttcttttttaaaatgtaaaaaaatcagagtgtacttttcaatttttttttaattgaataaccTCATTACTTTTCTGTTtgcgttttttaaaaattctaaccaGAAAAGCTTTGTACAgctactatttaaaataaatttgtatatactTGACATCATtatagatttatgtatattatttatttaattcttatTCCCAAACATGTGTCTGCAACATGttgataaaaaaatgtatattattgCTCAAGATCTTTGGAAGTTATGAAGTTTATGTTAAAATGTAGTTAATTTTAAGTTCCAATATTCTGACATTAAAAATCTTTGCATCAACAAcatgctttttatttttatcagaattaaatgtttattttaaaacttctataaagtaatttatatattattgacgccatcatataaaaatcttcaaatctttgccagttattaaaatattgttattgtttttatccAAAGCCCCAACAAATTCAAGCTCTTGATAATTTTGTTGGAATtcgacttgaatgcaaatataattatgttttaaaattgaaaaaaaaaaattaaatatttttcaaacaaaaagcatatggcttgaatttatgtttcctttttaggGGAGAATGCTATAAAGTGTAATATaactataattcaattgcttgactataattcaaggcttgaattatacttgctatcaacttgaataccgttaaaaatgcttattgggaagtTTTATTTGCTCCCAATAaacaccaaagccccaaaaaatcaagcatttgaacattttgttggaatttgacttgaatgcaaatattattatgttttaaacttaaaaatttgctCCTAATAAGCACCAAATCCCCaacaaattcaagcacttgataattttgttggaattcgacttgaatgcaaatataattatgttttaaaattgaatcGATGTTTTCTTTTTACTGCAGAATgctataaagtgtaatacacctataattcaattgcttgactataattcaaggcttgaattatacTTGCTTTCAAcatgaattccagtaaaaatgcttattgtaAACTTTTAATTACTATAtttgttagcaacatgttgatattcaaaaattttgtatcaGCAACATTTggtatgttatttttattagctttttaggaaatttatattcaaatatatgCTATAAAGTGTAAAACAACTATAATTCAATtacttgactataattcaaggcttcaattatacttgctttcaaattgaattcccgtaaaaatgcttattggtaagttttatttactatatttgttagcaacatgttgatattcaaaaaatttgtatcagCAACATTTGGTATGTTATTTTCATTagctttttatgaaatttatattaaaatataaatgaaatttaaaattatgtttcatTAACTtgtttttgagatattttgaatttgcttTCTTTTCCATTGCTATGCTTATTATTTGAGTAAAATAattcaattgttttaaaaaacagtgttaaattttttttgtttgaaaatttttgttttattaaaaggatttttttgtaggatttgtttgtatgtttttttttaatatttaaaagaagccttgcaaaaaatgttttattttataatttgttttcttttctttatagttgtatatatatagatatttatAGATGATTAATAAttaacaattacaaaaaaaaaataaaaacacagaaaaaatacacatacttttttttataaaaacaaaaaaacaattgtttaagctaaaaaaaaataatatattattaattaaaaaaaaattatttgggattttttgttttctaaagtttaaaaactaaaaaaaaatatttatatatagtatatttaaaaataaaatagtatagtaataataataataaaagcttAACAAATACAAGATTAAACTACAAAAAAGTCCATAATTTTGTATAGTGTTGcatacattttgtttgtttgtttgttggtttttttatgtatatataaaaaaagatttgacttacaaattaattattaattaatttatgaattatacatgaaataaaatacacacatagtaataaaagtaataataaaaatagttaattttacttaagtttaaaaaaaacaaaagaaacaaaattaaaaatttaattttgtttaaatttgattttgtttaattttaaaatctaggacaaaaatacaatttgtatataaaaaagaatattaaacaaaaaaaatacttaaaattatataagcaaacaaagcatttttttttaataataattaattaaaaattaaaaacaaaaaaggtggGGTAACAAATAAGGGAGTTTTGGGGATTTGGTGAAGGGGGGGGGAGAGACAGACCAAGAAAGTggttaataataaaatgtttataaacaaagtttTCAGTCCTCAGGTAACAATGtttcaaaaacaacaacagtaacATTTGTGGCAGTGTTTGTAGCAGCTGGGGCATCGCATGCCTCCAATGCTGCTGGACTGGCTGGGGAAAtgccagttttatttttgctaGACACATGTTTAATAATATGGCCCACCACTGGGTCAGCAACATTTGTTGCTGGCGAACAGGTGGCCACATTTTCATGGGCCAAAGTTTTGGTTTTCGCCGGgaatttgtttgttaatgaaGTGTTTAATGAGTTTTGTGTCAACAGTTTTGTATTTGTTGGCACGGCAGTCCTTAACAGCCCGCTACAGCTGGCCGTTTGTAATGAAGATGCACTATTATTTGAGGTGGTCGCTAAGGTTAGGGGAGTTGAGGTGGTGGTGTTGGTGTTGGTTTCCTCCTCGGTTTGTGTTTGTGTGGTTACCAATTGTGGCTTGATTGTGGGAATTTTTAGAGTTTGTGTGGCCATGGCTTGGGATTTGCTGTtactgttgctgctgttgctacATATAGTGACattgtttataatattgttagtatCAAAAAATGTTGCTGTGGTTGTTTCTCTGTTGTTTGAAGCCGCCTGTTTATGTGTATTTAATATACAACTACTACTATTAGTTAAattagtatttgttttaatattagaacctaaataattatttgtaatgGTAGTGgtagttgctgctgctgctgttgttgtggtggtggtggtgttggTGATGTTGCTGGTATTTAAAGAGGCAGTGTTTGTTAAACATGTTGCTGATGATGTGGATGTTACATtggcaaaatttaatttcttaaaaggCAGTGTGCACATTTTACGTAATGTTGGTTGTACCTGGGGCACCACCAATATATGaggctgttgctgctgctggctCTGTTGCAGCTGCTGTTGTTCCTGTTGAGCTGCTATCTCACCTAAAGTGGCCAAAGTAACGGCAGTCTTTAAAACTTGATCTGGTGTTCGTACATGCAaagtttttgtacatgttgctGATGAAGCTGTAGCTGCAACATTTAATGTTGCTGGACGTTTAGACATCAATGCTGTTTGTAAAATTGACGTATATGTTGTGGTAGTGTTTGTCGTTGAGGACGATGCACTCATTCTCCTTTCATCCACTGCTTTAGTCGTTTGATCTTCCTCCACTGTATAAGTTCTTTTATTTTCCTCCTTGAAATATGGATAATTTTTCGTTAAACTCTCATTTGGCATTCTAGCTATTTGTTCGGCGGCAGCTGTCAATGTGGCCAAAGTATTTGCTGCTCCCGTTAGTAAAGAAGTCTTTAAGATCGATGTTGGTTCCAGCAACTGTGGCACTGGCTTAATGCTCATCTCCTCCTGCTCCAACTCCATTGCCTGTGGCTCTTCTATCACATCCTCCACATCCTCTCTAACTTGTTGTAGCTCTGGCTGTTCCTCTTCTATACCCTCCATATATTCCACATcttgttcaatttttatttccgGCATTTCTATAATGGGTAAACAGTTTATTCTCTCTTTATACTCCTCATTGGAATCTTGTctattgctgctgctgttgtgttTAATGCCTAAATGTTCTTGTTCCTTTAATAAATTGATTTCgtgtgttgctgttgttgttgctcttgTCGTGTCGTAAGGcggttgtttttgttgctgctgttgttgctcgGCATTTGTTAATAGACCACGTTGAAGCATTTGCTACCTTATACTGGCCGAGTTCAAAACGAAGGGAACGTAGAACATTTTACTTTCCAATAAAAGACTAGCAGCAGCTTGGATCTGTAAGATAAAAGCAAATATgaggaataaataaaatttttttttaaaaaaagtttttaatgaattttattaattaaccgAATTACTCACCTCTGGTATATGGGACAGTAGTTCATTAAGGCGGGCTTGTGGATTTTGCGGCGATGAATGTTGCAAGAATGTCCGCAACACTTGTATATAACGTTCCTGTATACTTTCCAGTTCCACTTCtgctgaaaaacaaaaaatacaaccaacaaaatttcacatacgtTAATAATTAATTCCCAACTTTTTACACAAATTCCCTATTCCATCCACGACAGAAACTCACTCACCTTTATTCAAGAGTATGTAGACCTttaaacacacatattcttccatttttaatttaatacgcCGGAACATGATGGTTATTTGTGTCATTTTATCCACCATATGACCCACATCCAATTTGAGTTGTTCCATGGCAATGGGCTGGCCCATCAGAGTGGTTAGACACGTTTGCAGGGTCGTCAGATGAGCATTAACTTCGGCCACAAATTCGGGATCTTCTTTGTGTACTAAGGCAGGATGTGTTGTTATGTGGGGAGGTGATGTTGATGAAGCatgattgttgctgttgttgtgctGCGTGGGCGAAGAGGATGTCGACGAGGCCGACGAATTCGAAGAAGTTGAACTGCTGGTCGAGGTGGCCGAATGGGAGGAGGATGAATGTCGTTTTCCATGCAGGGCTTGATAGGCGGCTGTGGTGAGAATGAGAATTTCATGCCATTTATCGGTCAACAGTTTGGTATGTATTTCCACGGGAATTTCCAAATAGAAGGGCAGTTTCTTGGTCCACGACACCAGTTTGTGGACTATCGAATCGCCAATGTTGCACAGCTTTTCACTGATCTCCGATTTGTCTTCGAGAAACTCGGAGAAATGCGGCAAGGTGGCTATGTCCTCCATGGCATCACAGTCTATCAGAGTTTGTATCATGGAGAGCGAGTGCTCGTAGGAGATCTGACGATCTTTAGACGAACTAACCGCCGAATCGAGTCGGTGTCGTAGGTGCACAATCTCGCTGGGATTCGTGAGAGCAGTCTTAAGTATGGTACCATTTACCAAATGCGAGGGTATTTTCATAGCAGTCTCTTGGGGCGTCGTAGGTCTTTGTGAAGCTGCTGACGGCTGGTGGGCCACATGCTGT belongs to Calliphora vicina chromosome 4, idCalVici1.1, whole genome shotgun sequence and includes:
- the LOC135958640 gene encoding mucin-5AC-like — encoded protein: MLQRGLLTNAEQQQQQQKQPPYDTTRATTTATHEINLLKEQEHLGIKHNSSSNRQDSNEEYKERINCLPIIEMPEIKIEQDVEYMEGIEEEQPELQQVREDVEDVIEEPQAMELEQEEMSIKPVPQLLEPTSILKTSLLTGAANTLATLTAAAEQIARMPNESLTKNYPYFKEENKRTYTVEEDQTTKAVDERRMSASSSTTNTTTTYTSILQTALMSKRPATLNVAATASSATCTKTLHVRTPDQVLKTAVTLATLGEIAAQQEQQQLQQSQQQQQPHILVVPQVQPTLRKMCTLPFKKLNFANVTSTSSATCLTNTASLNTSNITNTTTTTTTAAAATTTTITNNYLGSNIKTNTNLTNSSSCILNTHKQAASNNRETTTATFFDTNNIINNVTICSNSSNSNSKSQAMATQTLKIPTIKPQLVTTQTQTEEETNTNTTTSTPLTLATTSNNSASSLQTASCSGLLRTAVPTNTKLLTQNSLNTSLTNKFPAKTKTLAHENVATCSPATNVADPVVGHIIKHVSSKNKTGISPASPAALEACDAPAATNTATNVTVVVFETLLPED